A window from bacterium BMS3Abin02 encodes these proteins:
- the pncB2 gene encoding nicotinate phosphoribosyltransferase pncB2 — MVMNADQRAIAEGFLFTDLYQLTMAQVYYRLGVHEQAAEFDHYFRSYPDYGKHQAGYAVNAGLEWLLDWMQETHVRDADVDYLRTLTGAAGKRLFADDFLRWLRTNGDFSGLSVTAIPEGRIVHRNVPITMIVGPLAMAQVLETSLLNRLNYPTLIATKASRVHEAGRGRPVLEFGMRRGPERGTDAGTRAALIGGADFSSNVGASAVLGVPAKGTHAHSLIQLFLAKGGGEIDAFRAYAEVFPDDCLLLVDTIDTIESGIPNAIAVFEELRRKGHEPLGIRLDSGDLAYLAIQAAAMLNAAGFPDASIVLSSNLDELAIWQIVSQIEGEAPRYGVDADRLINRLSYGVGTRLITSQGDASLDGVYKLVAIEEQGKWMPAIKVSESQAKIPNPGRKQVWRLYDRRGTATADVLGTVDERLSTDEPFTLHHPVIPTAVRRLEAGVISEVEVLPIPAVREGRRVSEPASMEELRRRRIADLDRLDPGVRRLINPHVYHVSLTEAMWNLKVGLVRSLRA, encoded by the coding sequence ATGGTGATGAATGCCGACCAGCGGGCGATCGCAGAAGGGTTCCTGTTCACCGACCTGTATCAACTCACCATGGCGCAGGTGTACTACCGCCTCGGTGTGCATGAACAGGCCGCAGAGTTCGATCACTACTTTCGCTCGTACCCGGACTACGGAAAACATCAGGCAGGGTACGCAGTCAACGCGGGACTCGAATGGCTGCTCGACTGGATGCAGGAAACCCATGTGCGGGACGCCGATGTCGATTACCTGAGAACACTGACCGGTGCTGCCGGGAAGCGCTTGTTCGCCGACGACTTTCTGCGCTGGCTGCGGACAAACGGGGACTTCTCGGGGCTCAGCGTCACCGCGATCCCGGAAGGACGCATCGTCCATCGCAACGTGCCGATCACGATGATCGTCGGACCTCTCGCCATGGCGCAGGTGCTGGAAACGTCTCTCCTCAACCGTCTGAACTATCCGACGCTTATCGCCACCAAGGCTTCGCGAGTACACGAGGCAGGCCGGGGAAGGCCGGTACTCGAATTCGGGATGCGCAGGGGACCGGAACGAGGCACCGATGCAGGGACACGCGCCGCGCTGATCGGTGGCGCCGATTTCAGTTCGAACGTCGGCGCGTCGGCGGTGCTCGGTGTTCCGGCGAAGGGGACGCACGCGCATTCGCTGATCCAACTGTTCTTGGCAAAAGGAGGAGGCGAGATCGATGCCTTCCGAGCCTACGCGGAGGTCTTTCCCGACGACTGCCTTCTCCTCGTCGACACGATCGACACGATCGAGAGCGGCATTCCCAACGCCATCGCCGTGTTCGAGGAACTGCGCCGAAAGGGCCATGAACCGCTCGGGATTCGCCTCGACTCGGGTGATCTCGCCTACCTTGCGATCCAGGCGGCGGCCATGCTGAACGCTGCCGGGTTTCCGGATGCGTCCATCGTGCTCTCCTCGAACCTGGATGAGCTCGCCATTTGGCAGATCGTGTCCCAGATCGAGGGAGAGGCACCTCGGTACGGTGTAGACGCCGACCGGCTCATCAACCGCCTCAGCTACGGGGTCGGAACCCGCCTCATCACCTCACAGGGCGATGCGTCCCTCGATGGCGTATACAAGCTCGTGGCGATCGAAGAGCAGGGGAAGTGGATGCCGGCGATCAAAGTGTCGGAGTCACAGGCCAAGATCCCCAATCCCGGCCGGAAGCAGGTCTGGCGGCTCTACGACCGGCGAGGTACGGCGACGGCCGACGTGCTCGGTACCGTGGATGAGCGCCTTTCGACGGATGAGCCGTTCACGCTGCATCATCCGGTCATCCCGACCGCGGTTCGACGCCTGGAGGCCGGTGTGATCTCCGAAGTCGAGGTGCTGCCGATCCCCGCGGTTCGGGAGGGCAGACGGGTGTCGGAGCCGGCGTCCATGGAGGAGCTGCGGAGACGCCGGATCGCCGACCTCGATCGTCTCGACCCCGGGGTGCGGCGCCTCATCAACCCGCACGTCTACCACGTGTCGCTCACCGAAGCGATGTGGAACCTGAAAGTCGGGCTCGTTCGCTCGCTGCGAGCGTGA
- the vgb_1 gene encoding virginiamycin B lyase gives MGLVNDFTLDLSELGFVHEGLARPENVLAERDGTLWTPDNRGALTRIDPDGTMTTVGSIGPECNGFALKADGTTFTIANIGDGTVYTMDRDGNHSVLLDEIDGHPLGSANDVFIDSKDRMWISISTRANPWFIAAAAPRPDGYVILWDEKGPRVVAEGIYFTNEIKMDADERYLYAAETMKARILRFLVHDDGSLGDAEVYGPDGLDRGAYVDGFAFDAEGNLWVTPITRNGLGIITPDGDYHAVFEDVNEPALESAIAKIESNTLTPEDLFACVGPTLQFPTSVTFAGPDLRTVYLGSLAMPHLVTFESPVPGLPLCHWH, from the coding sequence ATGGGTTTGGTCAATGACTTCACACTCGATCTCTCCGAGCTTGGATTCGTGCACGAAGGGCTCGCTCGCCCCGAGAACGTGCTCGCCGAACGGGACGGCACACTCTGGACACCCGACAATCGTGGTGCACTCACTCGCATCGATCCCGACGGGACGATGACCACCGTCGGTTCGATCGGCCCCGAATGCAACGGTTTCGCTCTCAAAGCCGATGGGACGACCTTCACGATCGCGAACATCGGCGACGGCACCGTCTACACGATGGACCGTGATGGGAACCATTCGGTCCTCCTCGACGAGATCGACGGCCATCCTCTCGGGTCGGCGAACGACGTGTTCATCGACAGCAAGGATCGCATGTGGATCTCCATCTCCACACGCGCCAACCCCTGGTTCATCGCTGCTGCAGCACCGCGACCCGACGGCTACGTCATCCTGTGGGATGAGAAGGGACCGCGTGTCGTCGCCGAGGGCATCTACTTCACCAACGAGATCAAGATGGATGCCGACGAGCGGTACCTGTACGCCGCCGAGACGATGAAGGCGCGGATCCTACGCTTCCTCGTACACGACGACGGCAGCCTGGGTGATGCGGAGGTGTACGGGCCCGACGGCCTGGACCGGGGCGCCTACGTCGACGGGTTCGCGTTCGACGCCGAGGGCAACCTCTGGGTAACACCGATCACCCGCAACGGCCTGGGGATCATCACACCCGACGGGGACTACCACGCCGTCTTCGAGGATGTCAACGAACCGGCTTTGGAGAGCGCAATCGCGAAGATCGAGTCGAACACGCTCACTCCGGAAGATCTCTTCGCGTGTGTGGGACCGACGCTCCAGTTTCCCACCAGTGTGACGTTCGCCGGACCGGATCTGCGCACGGTATATCTTGGCTCGCTCGCCATGCCCCACCTGGTGACGTTCGAATCGCCGGTGCCCGGGCTTCCACTGTGCCACTGGCACTGA